A genomic region of Stegostoma tigrinum isolate sSteTig4 chromosome 13, sSteTig4.hap1, whole genome shotgun sequence contains the following coding sequences:
- the LOC125458191 gene encoding proheparin-binding EGF-like growth factor, translated as MRISIAAALLVLVAVPCRTAMGAAIEGYESELTRSRRRGEADVMSMLGEVIDGEPTVQTAEGPPSDRTPVVPEVALYKPAGNSSTTEVGKGKGRRQRKNRRGKRRGKKNPCYRKYKDFCIHGECHYLKHIKEVSCRCFSGYEGVRCGTFILAVEHPKDPNDNTTTLAIVAVVLSSLSLTVILILLVLGYHRRVASYDVKNEEKIKLGNNNSH; from the exons ATGAGGATTTCAATCGCAGCTGCTCTCCTTGTCCTGGTCGCAG TTCCTTGCCGTACCGCCATGGGGGCGGCGATCGAAGGCTATGAGAGTGAACTAACTCGGAGTCGCAGAAGAGGGGAGGCGGATGTTATGTCCATGCTCGGAGAAGTTATTGACGGGGAACCGACTGTACAAACAGCGGAGGGTCCACCCAGTGACCGGACTCCTGTAGTACCAGAAG TGGCCCTTTACAAACCTGCGGGAAACTCCTCAACGACCGAAGTGGGCAAAGGCAAAGGAAGACGTCAAAGGAAAAACAGACGTGGCAAGAGAAGGGGTAAAAAGAATCCCTGCTACAGAAAATACAAAGATTTCTGCATTCATGGGGAATGTCATTATTTGAAGCACATTAAAGAGGTATCATGCAG GTGCTTTTCAGGATATGAAGGAGTCCGATGTGGTACTTTCATTTTAGCTGTCGAACATCCAAAAGATCCAAATGACAATACAACTACTCTGGCAATTGTGGCGGTGGTGCTTTCCTCGCTTAGTCTCACTGTAATCCTTATCCTTTTGGTTCTTGG ATATCACAGACGAGTTGCCAGTTATGATGTAAAAAATGAAGAGAAGATTAAACTTGGGAATAACAACAGTCACTGA